One genomic window of Quercus lobata isolate SW786 chromosome 9, ValleyOak3.0 Primary Assembly, whole genome shotgun sequence includes the following:
- the LOC115960237 gene encoding V-type proton ATPase subunit H — protein sequence MDQAELNTEQVLKRDIPWETYMTTKLISGTSLQLLRRYDNRPESYRAQLLDDDGPAYVRVFVSILRDIYKEETVEYVLALVDEMLTANPKRARLFHDKSLASEDTYEPFLRLLWKGNWFIQEKSCKIVALIVSARPKIQDGIIANGEASNSKKKSTSIDDVLQALVEWLCEQLKKPSHPSRGVPTAISCLATLLKEPMVRSSFVQADGVKLLIPLISPASTQQSIQLLYETCLCVWLLSYYEPAVEYLATSRALPRLIEVVKSSTKEKVVRVVVLTLRNLLSKAAFGAQMIDHGLPQIVQSLKAQAWSDEDLLEALNQLEEGLKDKIKKLSSFDKYKQEVLLGQLDWSPMHKDNLFWRDNIKNFEENDFQILRVLITILDTSNDPRTLAVACYDLSQFIQHHPAGRIIVTDLKAKERVMKLMNHETPEVTKNALLCIQRLFLGAKYASFLQV from the exons ATGGACCAAGCTGAGTTAAACACAGAACAG GTCTTGAAGAGGGACATACCATGGGAGACATACATGACAACTAAGCTCATCTCGGGAACAAGCCTTCAGCTGCTAAGGCGTTATGATAATAGACCGGAAAGCTATAGAGCACAACTTCTGGATGAT GATGGTCCAGCTTATGTTCGAGTGTTTGTTAGCATTTTACGTGACATTTATAAGGAGGAAACTGTAGAATATGTTCTGGCGTTAGTTGATGAAATGCTTACAG cAAACCCAAAAAGAGCAAGATTGTTCCATGACAAGTCTCTTGCCAGTGAAGATACTTATGAACCTTTCTTAAG ATTGCTTTGGAAGGGTAATTGGTTCATACAAGAGAAGAGCTGTAAGATAGTTGCTTTAATAGTAAG TGCTAGGCCAAAAATCCAGGATGGCATAATTGCAAATGGAGAAGCctcaaattcaaagaaaaaatccaCTTCTATTGATGATGTATTGCAAGCATTGGTAGAATGGCTTTGTGAACAG CTGAAGAAGCCTTCCCATCCTAGTCGTGGTGTCCCAACTGCCATCAGTTGCCTTGCTACGTTACTTAAGGAACCCATGGTCAGATCCTCCTTTGTTCAAGCAGATGGGGTGAAGTTGCTCATTCCTTTAATTTCTCCAGCATCCACCCAGCAATCAATTCAG CTTCTGTATGAAACTTGTCTCTGTGTTTGGCTTTTGTCATACTATGAACCTGCGGTTGAGTACTTGGCTACTTCAAGAGCCCTGCCTCGCCTCATAGAAGTTGTTAAGAGTTCCACAAAGGAGAAG GTTGTCAGAGTTGTTGTCTTGACCCTTAGGAACTTGCTTTCCAAAGCAGCATTTGGTGCTCAAATGATAGACCATGGTCTGCCACAAATTGTTCAAAGCTTGAAAGCACAAGCATGGAGTGATGAG GACCTGTTGGAGGCTCTGAATCAACTAGAGGAAGGGCTGAAGGACAAGATTAAGAAATTGAGTTCCTTTGATAAGTACAAGCAAGAAGTCCTCCTCGGTCAACTTGACTGGTCTCCTATGCACAAAGATAACTTGTTTTGGCGTGATAACATTAAGAACTTTGAAGAGAATGATTTCCAG ATTTTGAGGGTCCTCATTACAATTTTGGATACATCAAATGATCCAAGGACTCTGGCTGTTGCTTGCTACGATCTCTCACAGTTCATCCAGCATCATCCGGCTGGGCGGATCATTGTGACAGACCTCAAGGCCAAGGAAAGGGTGATGAAATTAATGAACCATGAGACTCCTGAGGTTACCAAAAACGCCCTGCTCTGTATTCAACGGCTTTTCCTGGGTGCCAAGTATGCAAGCTTTTTGCAGGTTTAG
- the LOC115960666 gene encoding uncharacterized protein LOC115960666, with amino-acid sequence MEKESERQEEKVKKVCKRCHQNYTPSSNTPSSCRFHPSFFVCRRHDDQKRYYELGPNDPPYAAKFYDCCGAEDPEASGCTTAFHVSYDDDD; translated from the exons ATggagaaagagagtgagaggCAGGAAGAGAAAGTCAAGAAAGTATGCAAAAGGTGCCATCAAAACTACACTCCTTCATCTAACACACCTTCCTCATGCCGCTTCCACCCTTCGTTCTTCGTCTGTCGTCGCCATGACGATCAGAAAAG GTACTATGAATTGGGACCCAATGATCCGCCGTATGCTGCCAAGTTCTATGACTGTTGTGGGGCTGAGGACCCTGAGGCATCTGGTTGCACTACTGCTTTCCATGTTtcttatgatgatgatgattga